In one Canis lupus dingo isolate Sandy chromosome 16, ASM325472v2, whole genome shotgun sequence genomic region, the following are encoded:
- the LOC112663279 gene encoding thioredoxin-dependent peroxide reductase, mitochondrial-like, translating into MTAVVGRLLWASIARHVSAIPWGISASAALRPAASRRTCLTNVLWSGSSQAKFAFSTSSSYHAPAVTQHAPYFKGTAIVNGEFKDLTLDDFKGRYLVLFFYPLDFTFVCPTEIVAFSDKAKEFHDVNCDVVAVSVDSHFTHLAWINTPQKNGSLGHMNIALLSDLTKQISRDYGMLLEGPGIALRGLFIIDPNGVIKHLSVNDLPVGRSVEETLCLVKAFQFVETHGEVCPANWTPDSPTIKPHTTASKEYFEKVNQ; encoded by the coding sequence ATGACAGCCGTGGTGGGAAGGTTACTCTGGGCTTCGATTGCCCGACATGTGAGTGCTATTCCATGGGGCATCTCTGCCTCTGCAGCCCTTAGACCTGCTGCTTCCAGAAGAACATGCCTGACAAATGTATTGTGGTCTGGTTCTAGTCAAGCAAAATTTGCTTTTAGCACCAGTTCCTCCTACCACGCTCCTGCCGTCACCCAGCACGCGCCCTACTTTAAGGGCACTGCCATTGTCAACGGAGAGTTTAAAGACCTAACCCTCGATGACTTTAAGGGGAGATATTTGGTGCTTTTCTTCTATCCATTGGACTTCACCTTTGTGTGTCCTACAGAAATTGTTGCTTTCAGTGACAAAGCCAAAGAATTTCACGACGTGAACTGTGATGTTGTTGCAGTGTCAGTGGATTCCCACTTCACCCATCTCGCCTGGATCAACACACCGCAGAAGAATGGCAGTTTGGGCCACATGAACATTGCACTCCTGTCAGATCTGACTAAACAGATTTCTCGAGACTATGGCATGCTGTTAGAAGGCCCCGGTATTGCTCTAAGAGGTCTCTTCATCATTGACCCCAATGGAGTCATCAAGCATTTGAGTGTCAATGATCTCCCTGTGGGCCGAAGTGTGGAAGAGACCCTCTGCTTGGTGAAGGCATTCCAGTTTGTGGAAACCCATGGAGAAGTCTGCCCAGCAAACTGGACCCCGGATTCTCCTACAATCAAGCCACATACAACTGCTTCCAAAGAATACTTTGAGAAGGTAAATCAGTAG